A genomic window from Pocillopora verrucosa isolate sample1 chromosome 7, ASM3666991v2, whole genome shotgun sequence includes:
- the LOC131789171 gene encoding uncharacterized protein isoform X2, which translates to MAQHVAPALDDVISKTVDIFHKYYKCDYPKSPQVKDGLKRLLNERYRDDVHSFTDHFVHPTQSLLSSLEEEKFPLCLPNGKVVLHLVPPMTKLAVGEFFYQVGHTNPRTLVVKFAKYEQRGTKVNELQRSSVPEDDHDIAFTKEYFDQIRGEVPDGLGDVLMRTLVVMGNPNWTVQREGAANHLGNCPTERRSRLRSESHLSVQESCDDDSSITSEPNSPTENDDVYPSTDGVFVHTNGGDKGK; encoded by the exons ATGGCTCAGCATGTCGCTCCGGCGTTGGAC GATGTTATCAGTAAGACTGTGGACATTTTCCACAAATACTATAAGTGTGACTATCCAAAAAGCCCACAAGTAAAGGATGGATTGAAGCGTCTTCTAAATGAAAGATACAGAGATGATGTCCATAGCTTCACTGACCACTTTGTTCATCCCACACAAAGTCTTCTTAGCAGTTTGGAGGAAGAG AAGTTTCCCCTTTGCTTACCCAATGGCAAAGTAGTTCTTCATCTGGTTCCTCCTATGACCAAATTGGCAGTTGGGGAGTTCTTTTACCAG GTGGGCCATACTAATCCACGCACTTTAGTtgttaaatttgcaaaatatgAGCAGAGAGGGACTAAAGTGAATGAATTGCAGCGCTCATCAGTTCCTGAAGATGACCATGACATTGCGTTCACCAAAGAGTACTTTGACCAAATAAGGGGTGAGGTTCCGGATGGACTGGGAGATGTTCTGATGCGTACCCTTGTTGTGATGGGTAATCCAAACTGGACGGTTCAGAGAGAGGGTGCGGCAAATCACCTTGGGAAT TGTCCAACAGAAAGGCGTAGCAGGTTGAGGTCAGAGTCCCATCTGTCTGTTCAGGAAAGCTGTGATGATGATTCAAGCATTACGTCAGAGCCCAATTCTCCAACAGAAAATGATGATGTTTACCCATCAACAGATGGGGTATTTGTGCATACCAATGGTggtgacaaaggaaaataa
- the LOC131789170 gene encoding uncharacterized protein — protein sequence MATPGEARPDVRSLLSEELDVIRSKIVQEKLVLFIGEQMSTLASTGNPRPSLDDWWKTVSHTEEGVRPIMVDAHFLGNIDEAPSRVHNALRNVGKFPLIITTNMDDLLERFIWVSGNGGETLQLDQISSLSQKWPHLQEDLIRKCLGDNDVTARTLSRRMKYFEGFCNTLESPEVEVMQQIFNERSVLFLGCDPKRPEYKNFFEKFAVHSKMKHYTFETSNDSDLDKKGNLLALKANIQLWEFVQFLSTGEIIGEIKEGKKYERSYLRIQREDYLRQQLALENMASEIIFHTMSMTNALSPDEYYEQMSRPTIQDIFSKNPFGVYSVEKVQWTLDAMKARRDNLIRLITESSTKVTALFFYHGVKKEIEAWRTLECSSPSSEEVKQKILQHCKISISRYAQAIRLCKSFMRSNSSLEILIVGDENSCHQQETEKETFALLRLKGGTDEAICYAETASFPDDRKFANYPIKINGFEVFNKRKVYERSRANAWSNEDSILKLATAVMRESSELREKFGIVAIETEDLEALETLTRVSQKVISKLDPGYLDPLGEGSFGQVFRAKKGGRDVAVKILKNIESRKQIEDFEREVDTLREAKHSKIVEVLQCISIQNQLAIVMEFMEG from the exons ATGGCTACACCTGGAGAGGCGAGGCCTGATGTACGTTCTCTTTTGTCTGAGGAACTCGATGTCATTCGTTCCAAAATTGTCCAAGAAAAACTTGTGCTATTCATCGGAGAACAAATGTCGACATTAGCTAGTACGGGAAATCCTCGTCCATCTCTGGATGATTGGTGGAAGACTGTCAGTCATACTGAG GAAGGCGTTAGACCAATCATGGTGGACGCACACTTCCTGGGAAACATCGACGAGGCTCCGTCACGTGTTCACAATGCCTTGCGAAATGTCGGGAAATTTCCCCTCATTATTACCACCAACATGGACGACCTGTTAGAGCGTTTTATCTGGGTGAGTGGGAATGGTGGCGAGACACTGCAATTGGACCAG ATTTCCAGTCTCTCCCAAAAATGGCCTCATCTGCAGGAAGATCTGATCAGAAAGTGCCTTGGGGACAATGATGTTACTGCACGGACGTTG TCAAGAAGGATGAAATACTTCGAGGGCTTTTGCAACACCCTGGAAAGCCCAGAAGTGGAAGTGATGCAGCAAATCTTCAATGAAAGATCTGTCTTGTTTCTTGGATGTGATCCCAAGCGCCCGGAATACAAGaacttctttgaaaagtttGCTGTTCACTCAAag ATGAAGCATTATACTTTCGAGACTTCCAATGACTCAGATCTTGATAAAAAGGGAAATCTTCTGGCTTTAAAGGCAAACATACAGCTTTGGGAATTCGTACAGTTCTTAAGTACAGGAGAAATTATAGGagaaataaaagaaggaaag AAATATGAAAGATCTTACCTGCGGATCCAAAGGGAAGATTACCTTAGGCAACAGCTTGCACTAGAAAACATGGCCTCGGAGATAATATTTCACACGATGAGCATGACAAATGCATTGTCGCCTGACGAGTACTACGAGCAGATGTCTCGTCCCACCATCCAAGATATATTCTCTAAAAACCCCTTTG GCGTGTACTCCGTCGAGAAGGTTCAGTGGACTTTGGATGCGATGAAAGCAAGGCGTGACAACCTAATTCGG CTTATAACAGAATCAAGTACCAAAGTGACTGCTTTGTTCTTTTACCACggagtgaaaaaagaaatagaagcATGGAGAACTTTAGAGTGTTCATCCCCTTCATCTGAAGAAGTAAAGCAGAAAATCCTACAACATTGCAAGATTTCCATCAGTAGATACGCACAAGCTATTCGTCTTTGTAAGTCCTTCATGCGAAGTAACAGCTCCTTGGAAATTCTGATTGTTGGTGATGAAAACTCTTGTCACCAGCAAGAGACTGAGAAGGAAACTTTTGCGCTACTACGCCTGAAAG GCGGAACAGATGAAGCTATTTGCTACGCTGAAACAGCCTCTTTTCCTGATGACAGAAAGTTTGCTAATTATCCCATCAAGATTAATGGTTTTGAAGTGTTTAATAAAAGGAAAGTGTACGAAAGAAGTCGTGCAAACGCTTGGAGCAACGAAGATTCCATTCTCAAACTCGCTACCGCAGTTATGAGGGAAAGTTCAGAGTTGAGAGAAAAATTTGGCATTGTTGCAATTGAA ACAGAAGACCTAGAAGCATTAGAAACATTGACTCGGGTAAGCCAGAAAGTAATAAGCAAGCTAGACCCAGGCTACCTCGATCCACTTGGCGAAGGCAGCTTTGGCCAGGTTTTTAGAGCTAAGAAGGGCGGCCGTGATGTGGCTGTAAAGATCTTGAAGAATATCGAGAGCCGCAAACAGATAGAGGACTTTGAGCGAGAAGTGGACACACTAAG GGAGGCAAAACACTCCAAAATAGTGGAGGTCCTTCAATGCATCTCCATTCAGAATCAGCTGGCGATAGTGATGGAGTTCATGGAGGGATGA
- the LOC131789169 gene encoding uncharacterized protein isoform X2, which translates to MEKQKSDVRLLLSEELEAIRSKIVKGELVLFVGEQVSTLVSTDKHDPSLDDWWQILNNSEKGTNALLDLEDKFLRDLQQAPSRVHNALRNVGKFPLIITTNMDELLERFLWKTGNGGEKLRLDQISCLSQSWPDLRRDLIIKCFGDCGFNVRALRSSKKYFEDFCTTLEGPEVELMQQIFNKRSVLFLGCDPERPEYKNFFQKFAVNAKFKHYKFESYQDSDLHENGNLLTLKANIQPWEFVQFLSTGTIQAEIQPGQVYERSYLRTQREEYLKQQLALEIKASEIIFHTINITNALSPDEYFEKISRPTIQDIFAKDPFGVYSEEKVQRTLDAMKGRRDNLIKLITESKTSVTALFFYHGVKNEIGGWKQVEKVPPPSEKEKEKILQKCKISISKYAKAVLLCKSFMRSNSTLEILIVGDEETYQVQEVEKETFALIRLRGGTDEAICYAETASSPEDRKFAAQLININGDEVLNKRKVYERSRANAWNNEDSILKLATAIMKENAQMKEKFNIDAVEKKDLEALETLTRISQKVISKLDPGYLDPLGEGSFGQVFRAKKDGHDVAVKILKNIQSRKQIQDFEREVDTLREAKHPKIVKVLECISIQNQLAIVMEFMAGGNLKAYLEKNHGTGQGKDFAVRFLEDIGSAIEHLHSLNIMHRDVKPENIFLSADHSVLKLGDFGLARATEGTRQTKTQIGSYRYMAPEVVSSGGHYSKKADVHSFGLCLIEVLSGKEVFDIILQHETVFKKKMAGENPTIPGISVEEFGEELALKLKKIMVECLKPEKSRPEMHFVLNILRGKISTRKNSVELYCVGTGTGTTAVLHGQPSSSAIVFHKGKPLLMADVGAGVVKACRERLAYNEFPRNVFITHNHLDHAGELPLLFVFESKRRYLAGEPRLRVLSGPEVQQKLKTHRLDEMLSLYTPEQVADWLACEQDGSPTYLDDDKQFFIKTYKTLHSEICYGFVLYFKEEPILGYCVDSGFREDVFEFFFQASTVIVDARDKGTEEHASFAEVVEYVQRIQPSDTKVYITGYGVDAEYPEEGLTGVEQLRADQYITLWDEETSGR; encoded by the exons ATGGAAAAGCAGAAGTCAGATGTTCGCTTACTACTGTCTGAAGAACTCGAAGCCATACGCTCCAAGATTGTAAAAGGAGAGCTCGTGCTCTTTGTTGGCGAGCAAGTATCGACTTTAGTCAGTACGGATAAGCATGACCCCTCATTGGATGACTGGTGGCAAATTCTCAATAATTCTGAG AAAGGCACGAATGCACTTCTCGATCTCGAAGACAAGTTTCTGAGAGATCTTCAGCAGGCACCGTCACGTGTTCACAATGCCCTACGGAATGTTGGGAAGTTTCCTCTCATCATAACCACCAATATGGACGAGTTGCTAGAGCGCTTTCTCTGGAAGACTGGGAACGGTGGCGAGAAACTGCGACTGGACCAG ATTTCCTGTCTCTCCCAGTCCTGGCCAGATCTGCGTAGAGATTTGATCATCAAGTGTTTTGGGGATTGTGGTTTTAACGTGCGGGCATTG CGAAGTAGCAAGAAGTACTTTGAAGACTTCTGCACCACTCTTGAAGGTCCTGAAGTGGAATTAATGCAGCAAATATTTAATAAGAGATCTGTGCTGTTTCTTGGCTGTGATCCCGAGCGCCCAGAGTACAAGaatttcttccaaaaatttGCAGTTAATGCCAAG TTTAAACATTACAAGTTTGAGTCTTACCAGGACTCAGACCTTCATGAAAATGGAAATCTCCTAACGTTAAAGGCAAACATACAACCCTGGGAATTCGTGCAGTTCTTGAGTACAGGAACTATCCAAGCAGAAATACAACCAGGACAG GTGTACGAAAGATCCTACCTGCGGACCCAGAGGGAAGAATATCTCAAGCAACAGCTCGCACTGGAGATAAAGGCCTCGGAGATAATATTTCACACCATTAATATAACAAACGCATTGTCGCCTGACGAGTACTTTGAAAAGATTTCACGTCCCACCATACAAGACATATTCGCGAAAGATCCCTTTG GCGTTTACTCTGAGGAGAAGGTTCAGCGGACGTTGGATGCAATGAAAGGAAGGCGTGACAATCTAATAAAG CTTATAACTGAATCAAAAACCAGCGTCACTGCCTTGTTCTTCTACCACGGAGTGAAGAACGAGATAGGAGGATGGAAGCAAGTAGAGAAGGTACCTCCTCcgtctgaaaaggaaaaagagaaaatcctGCAAAAGTGCAAGATTTCCATCAGTAAATACGCAAAGGCCGTTCTACTTTGTAAGTCGTTCATGCGAAGTAATAGCACCTTGGAAATTCTCATTGTTGGTGATGAGGAAACTTACCAAGTGCAGGAGGTCGAGAAGGAAACCTTTGCTCTCATCCGCCTCAGAG GGGGAACAGATGAAGCTATTTGCTACGCTGAAACAGCCTCATCTCCCGAAGATAGAAAATTCGCCGCTCAACTCATTAACATAAACGGGGATGAGGTGTTGAATAAACGAAAGGTGTACGAGAGAAGCCGTGCAAACGCCTGGAACAACGAAGATTCCATTCTGAAACTCGCCACAGCGATTATGAAAGAAAACGCacagatgaaagaaaaattcaacattGATGCAGTTGAA AAAAAAGACCTGGAGGCATTAGAAACATTGACTCGCATAAGCCAGAAAGTGATCAGTAAGCTGGACCCAGGTTATCTCGATCCACTAGGTGAAGGCAGCTTTGGCCAGGTTTTCAGAGCGAAGAAGGACGGTCATGATGTGGCTGTAAAGATCCTGAAGAACATCCAGAGTCGCAAACAAATACAGGACTTTGAACGAGAAGTGGACACACTGAG ggaGGCAAAGCATCCTAAGATTGTAAAGGTGCTTGAATGCATCTCTATCCAGAATCAGCTGGCAATTGTGATGGAGTTCATGGCGGGAGGAAATCTTAAAGCATATCTGGAGAAAAACCATGGAACCGGACAGGGGAAAGATTTTGCCGTCAGATTCTTAGAGGATATTGGCTCTGCAATTGAGCATCTTCACTCGCTCAATATCATGCATAGAGACGTTAAacctgaaaacattttt CTGTCAGCTGACCACTCAGTACTCAAACTCGGAGACTTTGGTCTTGCTCGCGCAACTGAAGGGACACGTCAAACAAAAACCCAGATTGGCTCGTATCGCTACATGGCGCCTGAAGTGGTCAGCAGTGGGGGACATTACTCCAAGAAAGCTGATGTTCACAGTTTTG GTTTGTGTCTGATTGAAGTGCTGAGTGGTAAGGAAGTGTTTGATATAATACTGCAGCATGAAACGGTGTTCAAGAAGAAAATGGCTGGAGAAAATCCGACCATTCCG ggtATTTCTGTTGAAGAATTTGGAGAGGAACTTGCCTTAAAGCTCAAGAAAATTATGGTCGAGTGTCTGAAGCCAGAGAAATCACGTCCCGAGATGCATTTTGTTCTCAACATACTGAGAGGGAAAATATCCACACGCAAAAATTCAGTGGAGCTGTACTGCGTTGGAACTGGGACAGGCACAACAG CCGTCCTTCATGGCCAGCCAAGCTCCTCTGCAATTGTATTTCACAAAGGGAAACCTTTGCTTATGGCGGATGTTGGAGCCGGTGTCGTCAAAGCTTGTAGGGAGAGACTTG CTTACAACGAGTTCCCAAGGAATGTTTTTATCACACACAACCACCTGGATCATGCTGGTGAACTGCCTTTGCTCTTCGTATTCGAGAGCAAGCGGAGATATTTGGCTGGCGAACCTCGCTTGAGGGTGCTGTCAGGCCCAGAGGTGCAACAAAAACTGAAGACACACAGATTGGACGAGATGCTCAGTCTATATACACCA GAACAAGTTGCAGACTGGCTGGCGTGTGAACAAGATGGAAGTCCAACCTACTTGGATGATGATAAACagttttttatcaaaacttacAAGACGCTTCATAGCGAAATCTGCTATG GATTTGTGCTCTACTTCAAAGAGGAACCAATTCTTGGTTACTGCGTAGACTCTGGCTTCAGAGAGGACGTGTTCGAGTTCTTCTTCCAGGCCTCCACCGTGATTGTTGATGCGAGGGACAAGGGCACTGAGGAACACGCTTCG TTTGCAGAGGTTGTTGAATACGTTCAGAGAATTCAG CCTTCAGACACCAAGGTGTACATAACTGGATACGGTGTCGACGCAGAGTACCCGGAGGAAGGACTGACAGGAGTAGAACAACTGCGAGCGGATCAATACATCACACTCTGGGATGAAGAAACCAGTGGCCGTTAG
- the LOC131789171 gene encoding uncharacterized protein isoform X1: MVTHLHKRESGIEEVDPACRGYFKFGTSTSALNQQNLETRQATSTYTMAQHVAPALDDVISKTVDIFHKYYKCDYPKSPQVKDGLKRLLNERYRDDVHSFTDHFVHPTQSLLSSLEEEKFPLCLPNGKVVLHLVPPMTKLAVGEFFYQVGHTNPRTLVVKFAKYEQRGTKVNELQRSSVPEDDHDIAFTKEYFDQIRGEVPDGLGDVLMRTLVVMGNPNWTVQREGAANHLGNCPTERRSRLRSESHLSVQESCDDDSSITSEPNSPTENDDVYPSTDGVFVHTNGGDKGK; encoded by the exons ATGGTAACACATCTGCACAAACGTG AGTCTGGTATTGAAGAAGTCGATCCAGCTTGCCGAGGTTACTTTAAATTTGGTACGAGTacatcagccctgaatcaacAGAACCTCGAAACGCGACAAGCAACATCCACTTACACAATGGCTCAGCATGTCGCTCCGGCGTTGGAC GATGTTATCAGTAAGACTGTGGACATTTTCCACAAATACTATAAGTGTGACTATCCAAAAAGCCCACAAGTAAAGGATGGATTGAAGCGTCTTCTAAATGAAAGATACAGAGATGATGTCCATAGCTTCACTGACCACTTTGTTCATCCCACACAAAGTCTTCTTAGCAGTTTGGAGGAAGAG AAGTTTCCCCTTTGCTTACCCAATGGCAAAGTAGTTCTTCATCTGGTTCCTCCTATGACCAAATTGGCAGTTGGGGAGTTCTTTTACCAG GTGGGCCATACTAATCCACGCACTTTAGTtgttaaatttgcaaaatatgAGCAGAGAGGGACTAAAGTGAATGAATTGCAGCGCTCATCAGTTCCTGAAGATGACCATGACATTGCGTTCACCAAAGAGTACTTTGACCAAATAAGGGGTGAGGTTCCGGATGGACTGGGAGATGTTCTGATGCGTACCCTTGTTGTGATGGGTAATCCAAACTGGACGGTTCAGAGAGAGGGTGCGGCAAATCACCTTGGGAAT TGTCCAACAGAAAGGCGTAGCAGGTTGAGGTCAGAGTCCCATCTGTCTGTTCAGGAAAGCTGTGATGATGATTCAAGCATTACGTCAGAGCCCAATTCTCCAACAGAAAATGATGATGTTTACCCATCAACAGATGGGGTATTTGTGCATACCAATGGTggtgacaaaggaaaataa
- the LOC131789169 gene encoding uncharacterized protein isoform X1, protein MISKVFRDLESENSSISFSSWKRETADIHRYKKQRERSRIAHPVIEMEKQKSDVRLLLSEELEAIRSKIVKGELVLFVGEQVSTLVSTDKHDPSLDDWWQILNNSEKGTNALLDLEDKFLRDLQQAPSRVHNALRNVGKFPLIITTNMDELLERFLWKTGNGGEKLRLDQISCLSQSWPDLRRDLIIKCFGDCGFNVRALRSSKKYFEDFCTTLEGPEVELMQQIFNKRSVLFLGCDPERPEYKNFFQKFAVNAKFKHYKFESYQDSDLHENGNLLTLKANIQPWEFVQFLSTGTIQAEIQPGQVYERSYLRTQREEYLKQQLALEIKASEIIFHTINITNALSPDEYFEKISRPTIQDIFAKDPFGVYSEEKVQRTLDAMKGRRDNLIKLITESKTSVTALFFYHGVKNEIGGWKQVEKVPPPSEKEKEKILQKCKISISKYAKAVLLCKSFMRSNSTLEILIVGDEETYQVQEVEKETFALIRLRGGTDEAICYAETASSPEDRKFAAQLININGDEVLNKRKVYERSRANAWNNEDSILKLATAIMKENAQMKEKFNIDAVEKKDLEALETLTRISQKVISKLDPGYLDPLGEGSFGQVFRAKKDGHDVAVKILKNIQSRKQIQDFEREVDTLREAKHPKIVKVLECISIQNQLAIVMEFMAGGNLKAYLEKNHGTGQGKDFAVRFLEDIGSAIEHLHSLNIMHRDVKPENIFLSADHSVLKLGDFGLARATEGTRQTKTQIGSYRYMAPEVVSSGGHYSKKADVHSFGLCLIEVLSGKEVFDIILQHETVFKKKMAGENPTIPGISVEEFGEELALKLKKIMVECLKPEKSRPEMHFVLNILRGKISTRKNSVELYCVGTGTGTTAVLHGQPSSSAIVFHKGKPLLMADVGAGVVKACRERLAYNEFPRNVFITHNHLDHAGELPLLFVFESKRRYLAGEPRLRVLSGPEVQQKLKTHRLDEMLSLYTPEQVADWLACEQDGSPTYLDDDKQFFIKTYKTLHSEICYGFVLYFKEEPILGYCVDSGFREDVFEFFFQASTVIVDARDKGTEEHASFAEVVEYVQRIQPSDTKVYITGYGVDAEYPEEGLTGVEQLRADQYITLWDEETSGR, encoded by the exons ATGATTTCGAAAGTCTTCCGGGATTTGGAAAGTGAAAactcttcaatttcattttccagctGGAAGAGAGAAACGGCTGACATCCACAGGTATAAGAAACAGAGAGAAAG GTCAAGAATTGCGCATCCAGTTATTGAAATGGAAAAGCAGAAGTCAGATGTTCGCTTACTACTGTCTGAAGAACTCGAAGCCATACGCTCCAAGATTGTAAAAGGAGAGCTCGTGCTCTTTGTTGGCGAGCAAGTATCGACTTTAGTCAGTACGGATAAGCATGACCCCTCATTGGATGACTGGTGGCAAATTCTCAATAATTCTGAG AAAGGCACGAATGCACTTCTCGATCTCGAAGACAAGTTTCTGAGAGATCTTCAGCAGGCACCGTCACGTGTTCACAATGCCCTACGGAATGTTGGGAAGTTTCCTCTCATCATAACCACCAATATGGACGAGTTGCTAGAGCGCTTTCTCTGGAAGACTGGGAACGGTGGCGAGAAACTGCGACTGGACCAG ATTTCCTGTCTCTCCCAGTCCTGGCCAGATCTGCGTAGAGATTTGATCATCAAGTGTTTTGGGGATTGTGGTTTTAACGTGCGGGCATTG CGAAGTAGCAAGAAGTACTTTGAAGACTTCTGCACCACTCTTGAAGGTCCTGAAGTGGAATTAATGCAGCAAATATTTAATAAGAGATCTGTGCTGTTTCTTGGCTGTGATCCCGAGCGCCCAGAGTACAAGaatttcttccaaaaatttGCAGTTAATGCCAAG TTTAAACATTACAAGTTTGAGTCTTACCAGGACTCAGACCTTCATGAAAATGGAAATCTCCTAACGTTAAAGGCAAACATACAACCCTGGGAATTCGTGCAGTTCTTGAGTACAGGAACTATCCAAGCAGAAATACAACCAGGACAG GTGTACGAAAGATCCTACCTGCGGACCCAGAGGGAAGAATATCTCAAGCAACAGCTCGCACTGGAGATAAAGGCCTCGGAGATAATATTTCACACCATTAATATAACAAACGCATTGTCGCCTGACGAGTACTTTGAAAAGATTTCACGTCCCACCATACAAGACATATTCGCGAAAGATCCCTTTG GCGTTTACTCTGAGGAGAAGGTTCAGCGGACGTTGGATGCAATGAAAGGAAGGCGTGACAATCTAATAAAG CTTATAACTGAATCAAAAACCAGCGTCACTGCCTTGTTCTTCTACCACGGAGTGAAGAACGAGATAGGAGGATGGAAGCAAGTAGAGAAGGTACCTCCTCcgtctgaaaaggaaaaagagaaaatcctGCAAAAGTGCAAGATTTCCATCAGTAAATACGCAAAGGCCGTTCTACTTTGTAAGTCGTTCATGCGAAGTAATAGCACCTTGGAAATTCTCATTGTTGGTGATGAGGAAACTTACCAAGTGCAGGAGGTCGAGAAGGAAACCTTTGCTCTCATCCGCCTCAGAG GGGGAACAGATGAAGCTATTTGCTACGCTGAAACAGCCTCATCTCCCGAAGATAGAAAATTCGCCGCTCAACTCATTAACATAAACGGGGATGAGGTGTTGAATAAACGAAAGGTGTACGAGAGAAGCCGTGCAAACGCCTGGAACAACGAAGATTCCATTCTGAAACTCGCCACAGCGATTATGAAAGAAAACGCacagatgaaagaaaaattcaacattGATGCAGTTGAA AAAAAAGACCTGGAGGCATTAGAAACATTGACTCGCATAAGCCAGAAAGTGATCAGTAAGCTGGACCCAGGTTATCTCGATCCACTAGGTGAAGGCAGCTTTGGCCAGGTTTTCAGAGCGAAGAAGGACGGTCATGATGTGGCTGTAAAGATCCTGAAGAACATCCAGAGTCGCAAACAAATACAGGACTTTGAACGAGAAGTGGACACACTGAG ggaGGCAAAGCATCCTAAGATTGTAAAGGTGCTTGAATGCATCTCTATCCAGAATCAGCTGGCAATTGTGATGGAGTTCATGGCGGGAGGAAATCTTAAAGCATATCTGGAGAAAAACCATGGAACCGGACAGGGGAAAGATTTTGCCGTCAGATTCTTAGAGGATATTGGCTCTGCAATTGAGCATCTTCACTCGCTCAATATCATGCATAGAGACGTTAAacctgaaaacattttt CTGTCAGCTGACCACTCAGTACTCAAACTCGGAGACTTTGGTCTTGCTCGCGCAACTGAAGGGACACGTCAAACAAAAACCCAGATTGGCTCGTATCGCTACATGGCGCCTGAAGTGGTCAGCAGTGGGGGACATTACTCCAAGAAAGCTGATGTTCACAGTTTTG GTTTGTGTCTGATTGAAGTGCTGAGTGGTAAGGAAGTGTTTGATATAATACTGCAGCATGAAACGGTGTTCAAGAAGAAAATGGCTGGAGAAAATCCGACCATTCCG ggtATTTCTGTTGAAGAATTTGGAGAGGAACTTGCCTTAAAGCTCAAGAAAATTATGGTCGAGTGTCTGAAGCCAGAGAAATCACGTCCCGAGATGCATTTTGTTCTCAACATACTGAGAGGGAAAATATCCACACGCAAAAATTCAGTGGAGCTGTACTGCGTTGGAACTGGGACAGGCACAACAG CCGTCCTTCATGGCCAGCCAAGCTCCTCTGCAATTGTATTTCACAAAGGGAAACCTTTGCTTATGGCGGATGTTGGAGCCGGTGTCGTCAAAGCTTGTAGGGAGAGACTTG CTTACAACGAGTTCCCAAGGAATGTTTTTATCACACACAACCACCTGGATCATGCTGGTGAACTGCCTTTGCTCTTCGTATTCGAGAGCAAGCGGAGATATTTGGCTGGCGAACCTCGCTTGAGGGTGCTGTCAGGCCCAGAGGTGCAACAAAAACTGAAGACACACAGATTGGACGAGATGCTCAGTCTATATACACCA GAACAAGTTGCAGACTGGCTGGCGTGTGAACAAGATGGAAGTCCAACCTACTTGGATGATGATAAACagttttttatcaaaacttacAAGACGCTTCATAGCGAAATCTGCTATG GATTTGTGCTCTACTTCAAAGAGGAACCAATTCTTGGTTACTGCGTAGACTCTGGCTTCAGAGAGGACGTGTTCGAGTTCTTCTTCCAGGCCTCCACCGTGATTGTTGATGCGAGGGACAAGGGCACTGAGGAACACGCTTCG TTTGCAGAGGTTGTTGAATACGTTCAGAGAATTCAG CCTTCAGACACCAAGGTGTACATAACTGGATACGGTGTCGACGCAGAGTACCCGGAGGAAGGACTGACAGGAGTAGAACAACTGCGAGCGGATCAATACATCACACTCTGGGATGAAGAAACCAGTGGCCGTTAG